TCAAATAATTCTTTACCATTCCCTTAACCCTCCTCAAAAAAATTTGGTTCAAAATAAAAAAAGCAGAGGAAATCAGTCCTCTGCCTTAATAAGCTATAGACAAACTCTTTTATTTCTGGTTGATGAAAGAGGGGTTGACAGGAACATTATTTCTGATATCATTTTTTGTAAGAAATTTTAAATTGTAAAACCTTTTTCACCGGGAGAGATGTAAGAATGGGAAGGCGCGGTAAAGGTGAAGGTAGTATTTTCAAAAGAAAAGATGGAAGATGGTGTGGCTTTATTACTGTTGGCTATGATGAAAAAGGAAATCAAAAAAAGAAATTCTTTTACGGCAAAACAAGGCAGGAAGTTGCTGAAAAAATAAATCAAGCACTAAATGAAATTAAACAAGGAATTTTAATAACTGACAATAATATTACACTTGAAAATTGGCTTAACATCTGGCTGCATCAGTACAAAAAAAATCAAATTAGTGAATCAACTTTTGATGATTATGAAAGCATAATAAAAAATCACATAAATCCTGTACTTGAAAAATATAACCTCAAAGATTTGCGTCCAGAACATCTACAAATGCTTTACAATGAAAAACATAAAGCAGGTCTTTCGACAAAAAGAATCAAGGATATTCATGTCATCCTACATTCAGCTTTAAATCAAGCAATTAAAAACGGACTCATTGTACGAAATGTCAGTGAAGCAACCACCTTACCAAAAAACACCAGAGAAAAGGAAATGAAAGTTTTGACAATAGAAGAACAGAAAAGATTTCTGCAGGTACTTGAAGGTGAAAGATTGAAACCTGCCTTTGTTCTTGCCTTGAGTACTGGAATGCGACTGGGAGAAATTTTGGCTTTGAAGTGGCAAGATGTCGATTTAGAAAACAAAAGAATTACTATTAGAAATTCTGTCCGCAGGATAAAAAACAGGAATGAGCAGTCAGAAATTA
The sequence above is drawn from the Caldicellulosiruptor bescii DSM 6725 genome and encodes:
- a CDS encoding site-specific integrase: MGRRGKGEGSIFKRKDGRWCGFITVGYDEKGNQKKKFFYGKTRQEVAEKINQALNEIKQGILITDNNITLENWLNIWLHQYKKNQISESTFDDYESIIKNHINPVLEKYNLKDLRPEHLQMLYNEKHKAGLSTKRIKDIHVILHSALNQAIKNGLIVRNVSEATTLPKNTREKEMKVLTIEEQKRFLQVLEGERLKPAFVLALSTGMRLGEILALKWQDVDLENKRITIRNSVRRIKNRNEQSEIKTKTVLVLKEPKTENSGRIIPLPDVAYQELVNFKLLQEEEKRQAGSSYVDSGFVFTTKVGTPIEPRNFLRTFYRITEKAGLNINFHALRHTFATRLLEANTNPKVVQELLGHSDISTTLNIYSHVLFDTKQKAIGEINDLMKNLTNE